A stretch of the Osmerus mordax isolate fOsmMor3 chromosome 12, fOsmMor3.pri, whole genome shotgun sequence genome encodes the following:
- the zic3 gene encoding zinc finger protein ZIC 3 encodes MTMLLDSGPQFPSLGVGGFGTPRHHEIGNRDPSLGLNPFADSSHSAAFKISPVAHDIASSQTSAFTPQATGYAAALGHHHSGQVGSYGGGAFNTTRDFLFRNRGMGESAASSAQHGIFAASAGSLHGPPGISDNPGHLLFPGLHDQTVSHTSPSGHVVNSQMHLGLRGDIFGRPDPYRPVASPRTDPYGAAQLHNYNHPINMNMGMNVPTHHGPGAFFRYMRQPIKQEMSCKWIDENQMNRPKKTCDRTFSTMHEMVTHVSMEHVGGPEQSNHICFWEDCPREGKSFKAKYKLVNHIRVHTGEKPFPCPFPGCGKIFARSENLKIHKRTHTGEKPFKCEFDGCDRRFANSSDRKKHMHVHTSDKPYICKVCDKSYTHPSSLRKHMKVHESQGSESSPAASSGYESSTPPVLVSANTEDPTKTPPSAVQNTSAHSDGLPPNFNEWYV; translated from the exons ATGACTATGCTTCTTGATAGCGGTCCGCAGTTCCCTTCGCTAGGAGTAGGGGGATTCGGAACACCACGACACCATGAAATAGGAAACAGAGACCCAAGTCTGGGACTGAATCCCTTCGCTGATTCCTCTCACTCCGCAGCTTTCAAAATCAGCCCGGTGGCTCACGATATCGCCTCCAGCCAGACTTCAGCTTTTACCCCGCAAGCTACTGGGTATGCAGCTGCCCTGGGACACCATCACAGCGGACAGGTGGGTTCGTACGGCGGGGGAGCGTTCAATACGACCCGGGACTTTCTCTTCCGGAACCGTGGCATGGGAGAGTCCGCTGCTTCGAGTGCCCAGCATGGGATCTTTGCCGCGTCTGCGGGGAGCTTGCACGGACCTCCTGGAATCTCTGATAACCCTGGACATTTGCTATTTCCAGGGCTTCACGACCAGACGGTAAGCCATACTTCACCAAGTGGACATGTAGTCAACAGTCAAATGCATCTTGGTTTACGCGGGGACATTTTTGGAAGACCTGACCCGTATCGCCCGGTCGCAAGCCCTCGGACGGATCCTTATGGCGCTGCTCAGCTCCACAACTACAACCATCCAATCAATATGAATATGGGGATGAATGTGCCGACACACCATGGTCCAGGGGCCTTCTTTAGATATATGAGGCAACCAATTAAGCAAGAAATGTCATGTAAATGGATAGATGAAAATCAGATGAACCGACCCAAAAAGACTTGCGACAGGACTTTCAGTACAATGCACGAGATGGTGACGCACGTCTCAATGGAACACGTTGGCGGCCCCGagcaaagtaaccacatatgCTTTTGGGAGGATTGCCCGAGAGAAGGGAAATCTTTTAAGGCCAAGTACAAACTCGTGAATCATATTCGTGtacacactggagagaaacccTTCCCCTGCCCATTTCCTGGATGTGGAAAAATATTCGCCAGGTCGGAAAATTTGAAAATTcacaaaagaacacacacag GTGAGAAGCCGTTTAAGTGTGAATTCGATGGGTGTGACAGACGCTTTGCAAACAGCAGCGACAGGAAAAAGcacatgcacgtgcacacatCTGACAAGCCATACATCTGCAAAGTGTGCGACaagtcatacacacaccccagctcTCTCAGGAAACACATGAAG GTACACGAGTCTCAAGGTTCCGAGTCCTCTCCAGCAGCAAGCTCTGGATACGAGTCGTCCACACCACCAGTGCTGGTGTCAGCGAACACTGAAGACCCGACAAAAACACCACCGTCAGCTGTACAAAACACGTCTGCTCACAGTGATGGACTGCCACCCAACTTTAATGAATGGTACGTTTGA